The Pseudomonas sp. FP2309 genome has a window encoding:
- a CDS encoding YncE family protein gives MADTPVVTADDYLDPPFVPYAVRPVVGATFGVGIRHIENSLHVSLSRWAALQAGDVYEVHVGHVMASGTVLDSQLDQSLFHLAIPREALPTGFVPRCYARVVRAGSEQVSTSEEQTWFIKDTRPGGVDKDPGKPFHSELRVHLPEDLQKPGVVLDPDRAAEGVICTIDPYPKMRVRDTIELFWNGYPVTLKLDEGHVNKTKPIALLVPPAVIANGGSGEVKIRFRVFDEVRNYSGELQQWSDAVRLDSDLDPNLLMAPYFLVDGIEFSDVNLDTQTGSAFAVELIVPGRLANGSAVPRNVQVVVKLSGVRADGTTLNTTLPTLISNPNRAAVAPVDESIIEELLNGTLKATYELQYPKGTVLGTSRVMVVSVYGTVTNMPAVSVLEADIDLIDPSLPFITVVFPDYTPYDANYSETLRLEGTRPGGGLEVYEQTLLAGAPPPPARSRTVPRSEFERFIGLANVRMVYQVDDGTDDDAQTFRESDAFYVKFGEPSAELPKALIQGVDSAGNLDPDSLVNQAIVTLPYVNTVAGDRFVWRMVGDNEGGSTGNAQSPIVLNGSTAGKAVAFPLAKAFIVANLNAEFRFTYTLIPADGGPVLRSEVLLVSVGMALGELRAPQVLEATQSPDELAPGAVVGGATVRVSFPRMAATDKIRMLWTGLAGPGSYEETKDGTSDNIVDFTVPPEVIGVSLLPGGRDISVQYFVIRNGQEAPSPVLTLRLLAIKPIPVATIENIGDREVLDVNQLTGAERTVIGIWRFIHKEQRMWMEYHGVNEDGSAYFEKTYTANLVTADGEAQGIMPPAPVDKLRKLKDGSVLTITFKVAYDRSSTEANAIAFPSRTYTVHTVPEFNLQFLDQPYSVGPNGRLDKVRLDAGSDITAPVKVTLTLPEGFSFQDGTAGSKEFTTDANGKLAIAGIKCSGNAGTYPITAKRGTSSSSAEIDVKRLLAAGAYTYLPGRPEAIALAPDNLYAYITIRAVALIAKVDLSSGNIVKEIDVVKPGGRLKVSPDGLKIYVASQDAVLVISVSEDRMVKSIPVLYGTYDYPIDFSPDGKYAAVLSHLPWQNIGGIERYSCNLNSIDTETDTVNKVCHLGYGRSAGGVYCTNEKIVYTLRARYFGVMRTNLLSGVTDVIYSEASTGNVHDLIISHDRESIYVCTHANGNNVFQMNMSTLATNFRSVNLPAPQAIAINSLSTLMVVWSFAADTYLVDLKSMVIIRRMAATRWGGAVFSPSEKYVYLCEIEKNRLSVVPVS, from the coding sequence ATGGCTGACACCCCTGTTGTTACTGCTGATGACTACCTGGATCCACCATTCGTCCCCTACGCGGTGCGGCCCGTCGTGGGTGCGACATTCGGCGTGGGGATTCGCCATATTGAAAACAGTCTGCACGTGTCGTTGTCGCGATGGGCGGCGCTTCAGGCCGGCGATGTTTATGAAGTCCATGTCGGTCATGTCATGGCGTCCGGTACGGTCCTGGATAGCCAACTGGACCAGAGCCTTTTCCACCTGGCAATCCCCCGTGAAGCCTTGCCTACCGGTTTTGTACCGCGCTGTTATGCGCGGGTGGTGCGAGCAGGCAGTGAGCAGGTCAGCACGTCTGAAGAGCAGACGTGGTTTATCAAGGACACGCGCCCAGGCGGTGTGGATAAAGACCCCGGCAAGCCGTTCCACTCCGAGTTGCGTGTGCATTTGCCGGAGGATCTGCAAAAACCGGGCGTCGTGCTCGACCCCGACCGCGCAGCCGAAGGCGTGATATGCACCATTGACCCTTACCCCAAGATGCGCGTGCGCGACACCATCGAGCTGTTTTGGAATGGCTATCCGGTGACGCTGAAGTTGGATGAGGGGCACGTCAATAAAACCAAGCCCATCGCCCTTCTGGTGCCACCTGCGGTGATTGCCAACGGCGGCAGCGGCGAGGTGAAAATCCGCTTCCGGGTATTTGACGAGGTGCGCAACTATTCGGGTGAGCTGCAGCAATGGTCCGACGCCGTGAGGCTGGACAGCGACCTTGACCCCAACCTGCTGATGGCGCCGTACTTTCTGGTGGATGGCATCGAGTTCTCCGATGTGAATCTCGACACCCAGACCGGCAGTGCATTCGCCGTCGAACTGATCGTGCCCGGCAGGCTCGCGAATGGCAGCGCCGTGCCGCGTAACGTACAGGTGGTGGTGAAACTCAGCGGTGTGCGTGCTGATGGCACGACGCTGAACACTACGCTGCCGACCCTCATCAGCAACCCCAACCGTGCAGCCGTTGCGCCGGTCGATGAAAGCATTATCGAGGAGCTGCTCAACGGCACGTTGAAAGCCACCTACGAATTGCAGTACCCCAAAGGCACCGTGCTGGGCACGTCCCGCGTCATGGTAGTGAGCGTGTATGGCACCGTCACCAACATGCCTGCCGTCAGTGTGCTGGAAGCGGATATCGATCTGATCGACCCGAGCCTTCCGTTCATCACCGTTGTGTTTCCGGACTACACGCCTTATGACGCGAATTACAGCGAAACCCTGCGGCTGGAGGGCACACGCCCTGGCGGCGGTCTGGAAGTGTACGAGCAGACCCTGCTGGCCGGCGCACCACCACCGCCTGCGCGCTCGCGAACAGTGCCGCGCAGTGAATTCGAGCGCTTTATCGGCCTGGCGAACGTGAGGATGGTGTATCAGGTGGACGATGGCACGGATGACGATGCGCAGACGTTCCGAGAGTCCGACGCTTTTTATGTAAAGTTCGGCGAGCCGTCAGCCGAACTGCCCAAGGCGTTGATTCAAGGCGTCGACTCAGCCGGCAACCTTGATCCGGACAGCCTGGTCAACCAGGCCATCGTGACGCTGCCTTATGTCAACACCGTCGCTGGCGACCGCTTTGTCTGGCGCATGGTGGGCGATAACGAGGGCGGCAGTACCGGCAACGCGCAATCTCCGATTGTGCTCAACGGCAGTACGGCGGGTAAGGCCGTTGCGTTCCCGTTGGCCAAGGCTTTTATCGTCGCCAACCTCAATGCCGAGTTTCGCTTTACCTACACATTGATTCCGGCAGACGGTGGCCCGGTTCTGCGTTCGGAGGTGTTGCTGGTCAGCGTGGGCATGGCGCTGGGTGAGTTGCGCGCGCCGCAAGTGCTGGAAGCCACTCAATCGCCCGACGAACTGGCGCCAGGGGCCGTCGTGGGCGGGGCCACCGTACGCGTAAGCTTTCCGCGAATGGCAGCGACCGACAAGATTCGTATGCTGTGGACGGGCCTTGCCGGGCCAGGCAGCTACGAGGAAACCAAGGATGGCACCAGCGACAATATTGTCGACTTCACTGTGCCGCCGGAGGTGATCGGGGTCAGCCTGCTACCAGGTGGGCGCGACATCAGCGTGCAATATTTTGTCATTCGTAATGGCCAGGAGGCTCCTTCGCCGGTGCTGACATTGCGGCTTCTGGCGATCAAGCCTATTCCGGTGGCCACGATCGAGAACATCGGTGACCGCGAAGTGCTGGATGTAAACCAACTGACGGGCGCTGAACGCACGGTGATCGGGATCTGGCGCTTTATCCATAAAGAGCAACGGATGTGGATGGAGTACCACGGCGTAAATGAGGACGGCTCGGCCTATTTCGAAAAAACCTACACGGCGAACCTGGTGACGGCCGACGGCGAAGCCCAAGGCATCATGCCGCCTGCACCGGTGGATAAACTGCGCAAACTCAAGGACGGCTCGGTCCTGACGATCACCTTCAAGGTCGCTTATGACCGCAGTTCGACCGAAGCCAATGCTATTGCTTTCCCCTCGCGCACATACACGGTTCACACCGTGCCGGAGTTCAACCTGCAGTTTCTGGATCAGCCTTACTCGGTCGGTCCCAATGGGCGCCTGGATAAGGTCAGGCTTGATGCCGGCAGCGATATCACGGCGCCGGTGAAAGTCACGCTGACGTTGCCGGAGGGTTTCAGCTTTCAGGATGGCACGGCAGGGAGTAAGGAGTTCACCACGGATGCCAATGGGAAGCTTGCGATCGCGGGTATCAAATGTTCGGGTAATGCGGGGACGTACCCTATAACGGCGAAGCGCGGAACGAGCAGTTCGAGTGCCGAGATTGATGTTAAGCGCTTGTTGGCTGCAGGGGCGTATACCTATTTGCCAGGAAGACCGGAAGCTATCGCGCTGGCGCCGGACAATTTGTACGCTTATATCACTATTCGTGCGGTTGCGCTGATTGCAAAAGTTGATTTAAGTTCAGGTAATATTGTTAAGGAAATTGATGTTGTGAAGCCGGGTGGTAGGTTGAAAGTCTCCCCTGATGGGTTAAAAATTTATGTCGCTTCTCAGGATGCTGTACTCGTTATTAGTGTGAGTGAGGATAGGATGGTGAAGTCTATACCTGTGCTCTACGGGACTTATGATTATCCAATTGATTTTAGTCCTGATGGGAAATATGCAGCTGTGTTATCTCATTTGCCGTGGCAGAACATAGGGGGCATCGAACGGTATTCTTGTAATTTAAACAGCATTGATACTGAAACTGATACGGTAAACAAAGTTTGTCATTTGGGCTACGGCCGTTCAGCCGGCGGGGTTTATTGCACAAACGAAAAAATTGTTTATACGTTAAGGGCCAGGTACTTTGGAGTGATGCGTACCAACCTTTTATCAGGGGTGACGGATGTCATTTATTCGGAAGCTTCGACTGGCAATGTTCACGACCTTATTATCAGCCACGATCGTGAGAGCATATATGTTTGCACTCACGCGAACGGGAATAATGTCTTTCAAATGAACATGTCTACATTGGCTACTAATTTCCGTTCAGTTAATTTGCCAGCGCCGCAAGCGATTGCCATAAATTCGCTGTCTACTCTTATGGTGGTCTGGTCGTTTGCTGCTGACACATACTTGGTTGATCTTAAGAGTATGGTAATAATAAGGCGTATGGCGGCTACTCGGTGGGGGGGCGCCGTGTTCAGCCCTTCCGAAAAATATGTTTACTTGTGCGAGATTGAAAAGAACAGGCTAAGTGTCGTGCCCGTTTCTTGA
- a CDS encoding DUF1289 domain-containing protein, producing MPNPTIKTPCVGLCSTVYGDLVCRGCKRFHHEVVQWNGYHEEEKRAVWLRLEQLLVQVMAGKLEVFDPAALRGQLEQRKIRFVPHQSPYCWAYQLIARGARVISNLQAYGMVLLPEFRDWPLPDLRDAIDREFFILSEAHYQRYIAPGFLEEALAAPQPDTFD from the coding sequence ATGCCCAACCCAACCATCAAAACCCCCTGTGTCGGCCTGTGCTCCACGGTTTACGGTGATCTGGTGTGCCGCGGCTGCAAGCGCTTCCACCACGAAGTGGTCCAGTGGAACGGCTATCACGAAGAGGAAAAACGGGCGGTCTGGCTGCGCCTGGAGCAATTGCTGGTGCAGGTGATGGCCGGCAAGCTGGAGGTGTTCGATCCCGCGGCCCTGCGCGGCCAGCTTGAGCAGCGCAAGATCCGCTTCGTGCCGCACCAGTCGCCTTACTGCTGGGCCTACCAACTGATCGCACGGGGCGCGCGGGTGATTTCCAATCTGCAAGCTTATGGCATGGTGCTGCTGCCGGAGTTTCGCGACTGGCCGCTGCCGGACCTGCGCGATGCCATCGACCGCGAGTTCTTTATCCTGTCCGAAGCCCACTACCAGCGCTATATCGCGCCGGGGTTTCTCGAAGAGGCGTTGGCTGCGCCGCAGCCCGATACGTTCGATTGA
- the acnB gene encoding bifunctional aconitate hydratase 2/2-methylisocitrate dehydratase, which translates to MLEAYRKHIEERAALGIVPQPLNAEQTAGLVELLKNPPAGEEEFLVDLITNRIPPGVDEAAYVKAGFLSALAKGEATSPLIDKKRAVELLGTMQGGYNIVTLVELLDDATLAPVAAAQLKHTLLMFDAFHDVAEKARNGNEHAKSVIQSWADGEWFRNRPTLADKISLRVFKVTGETNTDDLSPAPDAWSRPDIPLHALAMLKMAREGIVPDEQGKTGPMKQIEEMRGQGFPIAYVGDVVGTGSSRKSATNSVLWFFGDDVPYVPNKRAGGFCFGSKIAPIFYNTMEDAGALPIEFDVTNMNMGDVIDLYPHAGKVCKHGTDEVLTTFEMKTPVLLDEVRAGGRIPLIIGRGLTDKARAELGLGPTDLFKLPEAPVDTGKGFTLAQKMVGKACGLPEGKGVRPGTYCEPKMTTVGSQDTTGPMTRDELKDLACLGFSTDLVMQSFCHTAAYPKPIDVTTHHTLPDFIMTRGGVSLRPGDGIIHSWLNRMLLPDTVGTGGDSHTRFPMGISFPAGSGLVAFAAATGVMPLDMPESILVRFKGKMKPGITLRDLVHAIPYYAIQSGLLTVEKKGKKNAFSGRILEIEGLNDLTLEQAFELSDASAERSAAGCTIKLSKESVTEYLNSNITLLRWMIGEGYGDARTLERRAQAMEAWVANPELMEADADAEYAEVIEIDLAEINEPILCAPNDPDDARLLSSVAGEKIDEVFIGSCMTNIGHFRAAGKLLEQVKGQLPTRLWLSPPTKMDAHQLTEEGYYGIYGKAGARMEMPGCSLCMGNQARVEPNSTVVSTSTRNFPNRLGDGANVYLASAELAAVASTLGRLPTVEEYMGYAAKLDTMASDVYRYLNFDQIAEFRKIAASANIPVIQA; encoded by the coding sequence GTGCTTGAAGCCTACCGCAAACATATCGAAGAGCGCGCAGCACTGGGTATCGTTCCCCAGCCGCTTAACGCCGAACAAACCGCAGGCCTGGTCGAGCTGCTGAAAAATCCCCCGGCTGGCGAAGAAGAATTCCTCGTTGACCTGATCACCAACCGCATTCCACCAGGCGTTGACGAAGCTGCCTACGTCAAGGCCGGTTTCCTGTCTGCCCTGGCCAAGGGCGAAGCCACTTCCCCTCTGATCGACAAAAAGCGCGCGGTTGAACTGCTTGGCACCATGCAAGGCGGCTACAACATCGTGACGCTGGTCGAGCTGCTGGACGACGCCACGCTTGCGCCTGTCGCCGCCGCCCAACTCAAGCACACCCTGCTGATGTTCGATGCGTTCCACGACGTGGCTGAAAAAGCCCGCAACGGCAACGAGCACGCCAAGTCCGTGATCCAATCCTGGGCTGACGGCGAGTGGTTCCGCAACCGCCCTACCCTGGCCGACAAGATCAGCCTGCGCGTGTTCAAGGTGACCGGCGAAACCAACACCGACGACCTGTCTCCTGCGCCTGACGCCTGGTCCCGCCCAGACATCCCGCTGCACGCCCTGGCCATGCTGAAAATGGCCCGTGAAGGCATCGTGCCAGACGAGCAAGGCAAGACCGGCCCGATGAAGCAGATCGAAGAAATGCGCGGTCAAGGCTTCCCTATCGCCTACGTCGGTGACGTGGTCGGTACCGGCTCTTCGCGTAAATCGGCGACCAACTCCGTACTGTGGTTCTTCGGCGACGACGTGCCTTACGTGCCGAACAAGCGCGCCGGCGGCTTCTGCTTCGGCAGCAAGATCGCTCCGATCTTCTACAACACCATGGAAGATGCGGGCGCACTGCCGATCGAATTCGACGTGACCAACATGAACATGGGCGACGTGATCGACCTGTACCCCCATGCTGGCAAAGTCTGCAAACACGGCACCGACGAAGTCCTCACCACCTTCGAAATGAAGACCCCGGTGCTGTTGGACGAAGTCCGTGCCGGGGGCCGTATCCCGCTGATCATCGGCCGTGGCCTGACCGACAAGGCGCGTGCCGAGCTGGGCCTGGGCCCTACCGACCTGTTCAAGCTGCCTGAAGCCCCTGTCGACACCGGCAAAGGTTTCACCCTGGCGCAGAAAATGGTCGGCAAGGCCTGCGGTCTGCCGGAAGGCAAAGGCGTTCGTCCAGGTACGTACTGCGAACCGAAGATGACCACCGTCGGTTCCCAGGACACTACAGGTCCTATGACCCGTGATGAACTCAAAGACCTGGCGTGCCTGGGCTTCTCGACCGATCTGGTGATGCAGTCCTTCTGCCACACCGCGGCTTACCCCAAGCCGATCGACGTGACCACCCACCACACCCTGCCTGACTTCATCATGACCCGTGGCGGCGTATCGCTGCGTCCAGGCGACGGCATCATCCACAGCTGGCTGAACCGCATGCTGCTGCCGGACACCGTCGGTACCGGTGGCGACTCCCACACCCGTTTCCCGATGGGCATCTCGTTCCCGGCCGGTTCCGGTCTGGTCGCGTTCGCCGCAGCCACTGGCGTGATGCCACTGGACATGCCGGAATCGATCCTGGTGCGCTTCAAAGGCAAGATGAAACCTGGCATCACCCTGCGTGACCTGGTTCATGCCATTCCTTACTACGCGATCCAGTCCGGTTTGCTGACCGTAGAAAAGAAAGGCAAGAAAAACGCCTTCTCCGGCCGCATCCTGGAAATCGAAGGCCTGAACGACCTGACGCTGGAACAGGCTTTCGAGCTGTCCGACGCCTCGGCCGAACGTTCGGCTGCCGGTTGCACCATCAAGCTGTCCAAAGAGTCGGTCACCGAGTACCTGAACTCCAACATCACCCTGCTGCGCTGGATGATCGGCGAAGGCTACGGCGATGCACGCACCCTGGAACGTCGCGCCCAAGCGATGGAAGCCTGGGTAGCCAACCCTGAGCTGATGGAAGCCGATGCCGACGCCGAATACGCTGAAGTCATCGAGATCGACCTGGCGGAAATCAACGAGCCAATCCTCTGCGCCCCTAACGACCCGGACGACGCTCGTCTGCTGTCCAGCGTTGCCGGCGAGAAGATCGACGAAGTGTTCATCGGTTCGTGCATGACCAACATCGGTCACTTCCGCGCGGCCGGCAAGTTGCTGGAACAGGTCAAGGGTCAGCTGCCAACCCGTCTGTGGCTGTCGCCGCCGACCAAGATGGACGCTCACCAACTGACCGAAGAAGGCTACTACGGCATCTACGGCAAGGCTGGCGCACGCATGGAAATGCCGGGCTGCTCGCTGTGCATGGGTAACCAGGCACGGGTAGAACCGAACTCCACCGTGGTGTCGACGTCGACCCGTAACTTCCCGAACCGCCTGGGTGATGGTGCTAACGTCTACCTGGCTTCGGCTGAGCTGGCGGCAGTGGCCTCCACTCTGGGTCGCCTGCCGACCGTCGAAGAGTACATGGGCTACGCAGCGAAACTGGACACCATGGCCAGTGACGTCTACCGCTACCTGAACTTCGACCAGATCGCTGAGTTCCGCAAGATCGCAGCAAGCGCCAACATCCCGGTGATTCAAGCCTAA
- a CDS encoding serine/threonine transporter, translated as MNDQANSVDERYETTPAPLSSWSRQDTTWMLGLFGTAIGAGTLFLPINAGLGGFWPLVILALLAFPMTFFAHRGLTRFVLSGRAGSDITDVVEEHFGIKAGALITLLYFFAIFPILLIYSVALTNTVGSFMEHQLHILPPPRAILSFVLILGLLAVVRCGEQVIVKAMSLMVYPFIVALLFLAVYLVPHWNGGILSTASVVPAPSALLNTLWLAIPVMVFSFNHSPIISAFAVDQKRQYGDRADERSSQILSRAHLLMVVMVLFFVFSCVLTLSPAQLAEAKAQNLSILSYLANHFNNPTIAFAAPLIAFVAIAKSFLGHYIGASEGLKGLVLKSGRRPAAKTLDRMTAAFMLVVCWIVATLNPSILGMIETLGGPVIASILFLMPMYAIRKVPAMAKYRGQASNVFVTAVGLVAITALVYSFIA; from the coding sequence ATGAATGATCAGGCCAATAGCGTCGACGAACGCTATGAGACGACACCTGCACCCCTCTCAAGCTGGAGCCGCCAGGACACCACCTGGATGCTCGGTCTGTTCGGCACCGCCATTGGCGCCGGTACTTTGTTTCTGCCGATCAACGCGGGCCTGGGTGGTTTCTGGCCTCTGGTGATCCTCGCGCTGCTGGCGTTCCCGATGACCTTTTTCGCGCACCGTGGCCTGACCCGCTTCGTGCTGTCCGGCCGTGCAGGCTCGGACATCACCGACGTCGTCGAGGAACACTTCGGCATCAAAGCCGGTGCGCTGATCACGTTGCTCTACTTCTTTGCGATTTTTCCGATCCTGCTGATCTACAGCGTGGCGTTGACCAACACGGTCGGCAGCTTCATGGAGCATCAGTTGCATATCCTGCCGCCGCCGCGGGCAATCCTGTCCTTCGTGCTGATCCTGGGCCTGTTGGCAGTGGTGCGCTGCGGTGAGCAAGTGATCGTCAAGGCCATGAGCCTGATGGTGTACCCGTTTATCGTCGCATTGCTGTTTCTTGCCGTGTACCTCGTGCCGCATTGGAATGGCGGCATTCTCAGCACCGCGAGTGTGGTGCCGGCACCGTCCGCGTTGCTCAACACGTTGTGGCTGGCGATTCCAGTGATGGTGTTCTCGTTCAACCACTCGCCGATCATTTCGGCCTTCGCGGTAGACCAGAAGCGCCAGTACGGTGATCGCGCCGATGAGCGCAGCTCGCAGATCCTGTCCCGCGCGCACCTGTTGATGGTGGTGATGGTGCTGTTCTTCGTGTTCAGCTGCGTGCTGACCCTGTCGCCGGCACAGCTGGCCGAAGCGAAGGCGCAGAATCTGTCGATCCTGTCGTATCTGGCCAACCACTTCAACAACCCGACCATCGCATTCGCTGCGCCATTGATTGCGTTCGTGGCGATTGCCAAGTCGTTCCTGGGCCACTACATAGGCGCCAGCGAAGGCCTTAAGGGGTTGGTGCTCAAGAGCGGTCGTCGCCCAGCGGCGAAGACGCTGGACCGCATGACGGCGGCGTTCATGTTGGTGGTGTGCTGGATCGTCGCCACGCTCAACCCAAGCATTCTCGGCATGATCGAGACCCTGGGCGGGCCGGTCATCGCGTCCATCCTGTTCCTGATGCCGATGTACGCCATCCGTAAGGTGCCGGCCATGGCCAAGTACCGTGGGCAGGCGTCCAACGTGTTTGTCACGGCGGTAGGCCTGGTGGCGATTACGGCCTTGGTGTATTCGTTTATTGCTTGA
- a CDS encoding DUF4822 domain-containing protein, protein MKTYRVMAARLFLAALLVPSITHAQSIQTEPDVRAFASSPRWLTTKVYLEGAPDIDVKDKYPGVVGISMWDPDRNRYEFFYTDTGLSKYEHGGGGYFMVTGDGKTHILVPDKGPNRTVVRRLEALNNQAFTYSREVPRDMIETNAPVRIYVVHAPYTGTVQTTPSSAYAQ, encoded by the coding sequence ATGAAAACATACCGCGTTATGGCTGCACGCCTGTTTCTCGCCGCACTGCTCGTCCCCTCCATCACCCATGCACAATCGATACAGACCGAGCCTGATGTCCGCGCGTTCGCCTCATCGCCCCGCTGGCTGACAACCAAGGTCTACCTTGAAGGTGCCCCGGACATCGACGTCAAAGACAAATACCCCGGCGTAGTTGGCATCTCCATGTGGGACCCCGACCGCAATCGCTATGAGTTTTTCTACACGGACACAGGCCTATCGAAGTATGAGCACGGCGGCGGGGGCTACTTCATGGTCACCGGCGACGGGAAAACCCATATCCTCGTGCCCGACAAAGGCCCCAACCGCACGGTCGTGCGCCGCCTGGAGGCGCTGAATAACCAGGCGTTCACCTACTCCCGCGAAGTGCCCCGCGACATGATCGAAACCAATGCGCCCGTGCGTATCTACGTCGTTCATGCCCCCTATACAGGTACGGTTCAAACCACCCCTTCCAGTGCCTATGCGCAATAA